One window of Pseudacidobacterium ailaaui genomic DNA carries:
- a CDS encoding ArnT family glycosyltransferase has translation MAESILPGNHPRKPALLSSPAKSWTLLLLVFIAVHFAALFSPSLLDDADATHANAAQHMAKSGDWVTLYVNGVRYLEKPPLPYWMVAVDYHLFGYNVFATHLPETLGVLACAILAWLWARRAYGDRAAFYAALGMLTSLGVFLWTRFFIPESILTFFIALALYCFLTGLEDRRPARIYLMYVSLAIAVLAKGLIAPVFFVAAVLPYLIITGEWRKWRQLRLLSGFLLFLAIAAPWHILAGLRNPDQGNPVGNVPTPGHVHGFFYFYFINEHFLRFLGKRYPHDYNKQPFWVFWIGQLAWLFPWSLYFPVVLRRAWRNRRLAWADVRYDASNTLHFLDPRSTAYEAASMAAKVRFRARTGLLLLLYAAFILVFFSISTNQEYYTWPAYFPLLVLTAGALASIEEAPEAGRWIHNRSKWLIGAHAAFAVVGAAAAAALAAGLWSSRNLPYVPDIGTLLAHRGVGDYSLATSHLFDLTGPSFAALRLPAALAAAALLVGPLIAWFLRKRGHALEATVSVAFTAAVFLIAAHLAFVRFEPMLSSRAMADTINRLAAPGDQLILYGDQADGSSVIFYTQKQAFLVNGRSSSMIWGSCYPDVPHIFLEDKDLLGMWGTGPRKFLFVPGESNSHVEELLHGRLYKLQELSDKTLYTDRPL, from the coding sequence ATGGCTGAATCAATTTTGCCTGGAAACCATCCTCGCAAACCTGCGCTTCTTTCTTCTCCGGCCAAAAGCTGGACGCTGCTTCTTCTGGTCTTCATTGCGGTGCATTTTGCCGCGCTATTTTCGCCCTCTCTGCTGGACGACGCCGACGCGACCCATGCCAATGCTGCGCAGCACATGGCAAAAAGCGGCGACTGGGTCACGCTGTATGTGAACGGAGTGCGTTATCTTGAAAAGCCACCGCTGCCCTACTGGATGGTGGCGGTGGACTACCATCTCTTTGGCTATAACGTATTCGCCACGCATCTTCCGGAAACGCTCGGAGTGCTGGCCTGCGCCATTCTCGCGTGGCTTTGGGCACGACGTGCCTATGGAGACCGCGCCGCTTTTTACGCTGCGCTAGGAATGCTGACCAGCCTGGGGGTCTTTCTGTGGACCCGCTTCTTTATTCCTGAATCCATCCTGACGTTTTTTATTGCGCTGGCCCTTTACTGTTTTCTGACCGGGCTTGAAGACCGTCGCCCTGCGCGTATTTATCTGATGTATGTTTCCCTGGCGATTGCTGTCCTTGCCAAAGGGCTGATTGCGCCGGTCTTTTTTGTGGCCGCGGTCCTTCCGTACCTCATCATCACGGGTGAATGGCGCAAGTGGCGGCAACTTCGTCTTTTGTCCGGTTTCCTGCTCTTTCTGGCCATTGCCGCGCCGTGGCACATTCTGGCGGGCCTTCGCAATCCGGACCAAGGGAATCCTGTCGGCAATGTCCCCACGCCCGGACACGTACACGGCTTTTTCTATTTTTATTTCATCAACGAGCATTTTCTGCGCTTCCTGGGCAAGCGCTATCCGCACGACTACAACAAGCAGCCCTTCTGGGTGTTCTGGATTGGCCAACTGGCCTGGCTTTTCCCCTGGAGCCTCTACTTTCCTGTGGTCCTGCGCCGCGCCTGGCGCAATCGCCGCCTCGCCTGGGCCGATGTGCGCTACGACGCCTCCAATACCTTGCACTTTTTGGATCCAAGGAGTACCGCATACGAGGCCGCCAGCATGGCCGCAAAGGTGCGCTTCCGGGCCCGCACCGGACTGCTGCTGCTGCTTTATGCCGCTTTTATTCTCGTGTTCTTTTCGATCTCAACCAACCAGGAATATTACACCTGGCCGGCCTATTTTCCACTTTTGGTGTTGACCGCCGGTGCCCTGGCCTCCATCGAAGAGGCACCTGAGGCCGGACGCTGGATCCATAACCGCAGCAAATGGCTCATCGGCGCGCACGCGGCCTTTGCTGTGGTCGGCGCCGCGGCCGCCGCAGCGCTGGCCGCCGGACTCTGGAGCAGCCGCAATTTGCCCTATGTGCCTGACATCGGCACCCTGCTGGCACATCGCGGCGTAGGGGACTACTCCCTTGCCACCTCGCACCTGTTTGACCTCACCGGGCCTTCCTTTGCTGCACTTCGCCTGCCCGCAGCGCTGGCCGCTGCCGCATTGCTGGTCGGCCCGCTGATTGCGTGGTTTCTGCGCAAACGCGGACACGCCCTGGAAGCCACCGTCTCGGTCGCTTTTACTGCGGCCGTATTCCTCATCGCCGCCCATCTGGCTTTTGTGCGCTTTGAGCCGATGCTTTCATCGCGCGCCATGGCGGACACCATCAACCGTCTGGCTGCACCCGGGGACCAGCTCATTCTCTATGGAGACCAGGCAGACGGATCGTCAGTCATCTTTTATACGCAGAAGCAGGCATTCCTGGTAAACGGGCGCAGCTCTTCGATGATCTGGGGTTCATGCTATCCCGACGTTCCGCACATCTTCCTGGAGGACAAAGACCTGCTTGGCATGTGGGGCACAGGGCCGCGCAAGTTTCTCTTTGTCCCCGGAGAATCCAACAGCCATGTAGAGGAACTGCTGCACGGACGCCTTTACAAACTGCAGGAATTGTCAGACAAGACGCTCTACACAGACCGGCCGCTGTAG
- a CDS encoding CHAD domain-containing protein: MLHLRPLIATLRSNLQKCADDPALDPVHDLRTGTRRVQALVEALLREQSDAALQQAADRWLRLLKKLRRAAAPVRDLDVHRKLLHSLLQQPASPALDARIARQAHTLDAWLHHARQHHAARLKKKAARWMKKFDEEAASFLAACNHSAQTRRRPQNTAALALEAFARLTEQMPHLHAENLHDFRKGAKKCRYLAESAEEDAQAQMTAKALRKLQDEIGKWHDWLVLAEEAQSALDGEGHELQRWLEEQRDRHFLQAMKAVQRLRGKLLGEYLAMAHQKKRASRGPGCPVGEAG; the protein is encoded by the coding sequence ATGCTGCATCTGCGGCCGCTCATCGCCACGCTGCGCAGCAATCTGCAAAAGTGCGCTGATGATCCGGCCTTGGACCCTGTGCATGATCTACGCACCGGGACCCGTCGCGTTCAGGCACTGGTGGAGGCGTTGCTGCGCGAGCAAAGCGACGCTGCACTGCAGCAAGCTGCTGACCGCTGGCTCCGGCTGCTTAAGAAACTGCGGCGGGCCGCGGCGCCGGTACGCGATCTGGATGTGCACCGCAAGCTGCTGCATTCCCTGCTCCAGCAACCGGCCAGTCCGGCCCTGGATGCTAGGATTGCGCGGCAGGCCCATACCCTGGACGCCTGGCTGCACCATGCCCGGCAGCACCATGCAGCCAGACTGAAGAAGAAGGCGGCCAGATGGATGAAGAAATTTGATGAGGAAGCTGCTTCTTTTCTGGCGGCATGCAACCACTCTGCGCAGACACGCCGCCGGCCCCAAAACACCGCAGCACTCGCACTGGAAGCATTTGCACGATTGACAGAGCAGATGCCCCATCTCCATGCTGAAAATCTGCACGATTTCCGCAAAGGTGCAAAGAAGTGCCGCTATCTCGCCGAATCCGCAGAAGAGGATGCTCAGGCACAGATGACGGCAAAAGCGCTCAGAAAACTACAAGACGAGATTGGCAAATGGCATGACTGGCTGGTGCTGGCAGAAGAAGCGCAGAGCGCACTGGATGGGGAGGGCCATGAGCTGCAGCGCTGGCTTGAAGAACAGCGGGACCGCCATTTTCTTCAGGCCATGAAGGCCGTGCAACGACTGCGCGGAAAGCTGCTGGGAGAATACCTGGCGATGGCGCACCAAAAGAAAAGGGCATCCCGGGGTCCGGGATGCCCTGTCGGGGAGGCAGGTTAA